One part of the Streptococcus sp. oral taxon 431 genome encodes these proteins:
- the ruvX gene encoding Holliday junction resolvase RuvX, with protein MRIMGLDVGSKTVGVAISDPLGFTAQGLEIIQINEDQGQFGFERLKELVETYKVDRFVVGLPKNMNNTSGPRVEASQAYGAKLEELFGLPVEYQDERLTTVAAERMLIEQADISRNKRKKVIDKLAAQLILQNYLDRKF; from the coding sequence ATGAGAATTATGGGATTGGACGTTGGTTCCAAAACGGTAGGAGTAGCGATTAGCGATCCGTTAGGTTTTACGGCACAAGGGCTTGAAATCATCCAAATCAATGAAGATCAAGGTCAGTTTGGTTTTGAACGCCTCAAGGAACTCGTTGAAACCTATAAGGTAGACCGTTTTGTTGTTGGTTTGCCTAAAAACATGAACAATACCAGCGGACCGCGCGTGGAAGCCAGTCAAGCCTATGGTGCTAAACTAGAAGAACTCTTTGGTCTACCAGTAGAGTATCAAGATGAACGCCTAACTACGGTCGCTGCAGAGCGTATGTTGATTGAGCAAGCGGATATTAGTCGCAATAAGCGTAAAAAAGTTATTGATAAATTAGCCGCTCAATTGATTTTGCAAAATTATTTAGATAGAAAATTTTAA
- a CDS encoding DUF1292 domain-containing protein, producing MSHDHNHDHEERELITLVDEQGNETLFEILLTIDGKEEFGKNYVLLVPVNAEEDENGEVEIQAYSFIENEDGTEGELQPIPEDSEDEWNMIEEVFNSFMEE from the coding sequence ATGTCACACGATCACAACCACGATCACGAAGAACGTGAACTTATTACACTTGTAGATGAGCAAGGAAATGAAACCTTGTTTGAAATCCTTTTGACTATTGACGGAAAAGAAGAATTTGGTAAAAACTATGTCCTTCTTGTACCAGTTAACGCAGAAGAGGATGAAAACGGCGAAGTTGAAATCCAAGCATACTCATTCATCGAAAACGAAGATGGAACAGAAGGCGAATTGCAACCAATCCCTGAAGATTCAGAAGATGAATGGAACATGATTGAAGAAGTCTTCAACAGCTTTATGGAGGAGTAA
- a CDS encoding bifunctional folylpolyglutamate synthase/dihydrofolate synthase, whose amino-acid sequence MFEVEKWLHSRIGLNFRSGLGRMQRAVDLLENPEQAYPIIHVTGTNGKGSTIAFMRELFVSHGKKVGTFTSPHIVSIHDRICINDQPISDADFIRLANQVKEMEQRLLETHDQLSFFEMLTVIALLYFKEQGVDLVLLEVGIGGLLDTTNVVTGEIAVITSIGLDHQETLGNSLEEIAEQKAGIFKPGKTAVVANLAPEAQLVCQKIAEDLDVTLYQADRDFSFKNGHFSSSIANLSRLKLGLEGAYQEENAALALQAFLLFMTERGEKVNEKAVRFAMKTTSWAGRLEVVTEHTYLDGAHNLPALERLVEFIQEKIQQGYQPQILFGALKRKDYSGMLGYLTDHLPDTSLYVTSFDYQGSLEEKDLSDYHRVASYRDFIDDFEKSAGEKDLLFVTGSLYFISEVRAYLIKT is encoded by the coding sequence GTGTTTGAAGTAGAAAAATGGCTTCATAGTCGAATCGGTTTAAACTTTAGATCAGGTTTGGGGCGTATGCAGAGAGCGGTAGACTTGCTGGAAAACCCTGAGCAAGCCTATCCTATTATCCATGTTACAGGAACTAATGGCAAGGGGTCAACCATTGCCTTTATGAGAGAACTCTTTGTTTCTCATGGTAAGAAGGTGGGGACCTTTACTTCACCCCATATTGTTAGCATCCATGATCGGATTTGTATCAATGATCAACCCATATCGGACGCAGACTTTATCCGTTTGGCAAATCAAGTTAAGGAAATGGAGCAAAGACTTCTAGAGACACATGATCAATTGTCTTTTTTTGAGATGTTAACCGTGATTGCTTTGCTTTACTTTAAAGAACAAGGGGTGGATCTAGTTCTATTAGAAGTTGGAATTGGTGGCTTACTTGATACGACTAATGTGGTGACTGGAGAGATTGCAGTTATTACATCAATCGGCCTAGATCACCAGGAGACCTTGGGCAATAGTCTGGAAGAAATCGCTGAACAGAAAGCAGGAATTTTTAAGCCAGGAAAGACAGCCGTTGTTGCCAATCTAGCTCCTGAAGCCCAGCTCGTTTGTCAAAAGATAGCAGAAGATTTAGATGTAACTCTCTACCAAGCTGACCGAGATTTTTCTTTCAAGAATGGTCATTTTTCTTCTTCTATTGCGAACTTGTCCCGACTAAAACTAGGTTTGGAAGGAGCTTATCAAGAGGAAAATGCCGCCCTTGCTTTGCAAGCATTTCTGTTGTTTATGACAGAGAGAGGTGAAAAGGTCAATGAGAAAGCTGTCCGGTTTGCTATGAAAACAACCAGCTGGGCTGGGAGGCTAGAAGTTGTTACGGAGCATACCTATCTGGATGGAGCCCATAATCTACCAGCTTTAGAACGATTGGTTGAATTTATCCAGGAAAAAATTCAGCAAGGATATCAACCTCAAATCCTTTTTGGAGCTTTAAAGCGTAAAGATTACAGTGGCATGCTTGGTTATCTGACAGATCATTTACCTGATACATCTCTCTATGTGACGAGCTTTGACTATCAGGGATCTTTGGAGGAGAAAGATTTGAGCGACTATCATAGAGTTGCTTCCTATCGAGACTTTATAGATGATTTTGAAAAGTCTGCAGGTGAGAAAGACTTACTGTTTGTTACAGGTTCCCTCTATTTTATATCTGAAGTTCGTGCCTACCTTATAAAAACATAG
- a CDS encoding SP_0198 family lipoprotein, with protein MSLKKFTLSLATVASLSLLVACSPTTKSAPSSQASPSSEVSTSQVSETSTSSSTTSAKTDTTTNIDGTYKGQDEGDSITLVVTGNTGTWTEVEANGDQEVKKVTFEPENQRVFIGDDIKIYVAEENQIIIDDMDREASDRIVLKK; from the coding sequence ATGTCACTAAAAAAATTTACACTTTCTCTTGCTACTGTGGCAAGTCTTAGTCTCTTAGTTGCTTGTTCGCCAACAACGAAGTCGGCGCCGTCATCCCAAGCAAGTCCTAGCTCTGAAGTGAGCACTAGTCAAGTATCAGAAACCAGTACTTCTAGTTCTACTACTAGTGCAAAGACTGACACAACTACTAATATAGATGGGACCTACAAGGGACAAGACGAGGGTGATAGCATTACTCTTGTAGTCACTGGAAATACCGGAACGTGGACAGAAGTTGAAGCGAACGGAGATCAAGAGGTGAAGAAGGTGACCTTTGAACCAGAAAATCAGAGAGTCTTTATTGGAGACGATATCAAGATTTATGTGGCAGAAGAGAACCAGATTATTATCGATGACATGGACCGTGAGGCTTCAGATCGTATCGTTTTAAAGAAATAG
- a CDS encoding Cof-type HAD-IIB family hydrolase — MTKKMIAVDLDGTLLNSESKLSDFTIETIKKISKKGHQVVIATGRPYRMAKDFYDQLELETPMINFNGSLTHLPGKVWEHEKCLTVDKKYLLDMVQRKEKIEADFIAGEYRKKFYITAPDKEIADPRLFGVENFRPENQFNSELVTKNPNCILLQTRASDKYALAEEMNSFYKHQLNINTWGGPLNILECTPKGVHKAFALEYLLKVMNIDKQNLIAFGDEHNDQEMLSFASKGYAMKNANPALLPFADEQLPLTNEEDGVAHFLQERFL, encoded by the coding sequence ATGACTAAAAAAATGATTGCCGTCGATTTGGACGGAACCTTGCTCAACTCTGAAAGCAAACTTTCTGATTTTACTATTGAAACGATTAAGAAAATCTCTAAAAAAGGCCACCAAGTTGTTATCGCAACTGGTCGCCCTTATCGTATGGCTAAAGATTTTTATGATCAGCTTGAACTTGAAACGCCTATGATTAACTTCAATGGTTCGCTCACTCACCTGCCTGGTAAGGTTTGGGAGCATGAAAAATGCCTGACTGTTGATAAAAAATATCTCTTAGATATGGTTCAACGAAAAGAGAAAATCGAGGCAGACTTTATCGCTGGTGAATACCGTAAAAAGTTTTACATTACGGCTCCAGACAAAGAGATTGCCGACCCTAGGTTGTTTGGTGTTGAAAACTTCAGACCTGAAAATCAATTTAATTCCGAACTTGTCACCAAGAATCCTAACTGCATTTTATTGCAGACTCGTGCAAGTGACAAATATGCACTAGCTGAAGAGATGAACAGCTTCTACAAGCACCAACTCAATATTAACACTTGGGGTGGCCCTTTGAACATTCTCGAATGTACTCCCAAAGGAGTTCACAAGGCCTTTGCCCTCGAATATCTTCTCAAGGTCATGAATATAGACAAACAGAATTTGATTGCCTTTGGTGACGAACATAATGACCAAGAAATGCTTTCTTTTGCAAGTAAAGGCTATGCCATGAAAAACGCAAATCCTGCTCTGTTACCTTTCGCAGACGAGCAATTACCATTGACCAATGAAGAAGATGGCGTCGCTCACTTTTTACAGGAACGATTTCTTTAA
- a CDS encoding NCS2 family permease has translation MDKLFKLKEHGTDVRTEVLAGLTTFFAMSYILFVNPQMLSQTGMPVQGVFLATIIGSVVGTLMMAFYANLPYAQAPGMGLNAFFTFTVVFGMGYKWQEALGMVFICGIISLIITLTNVRKMIIESIPTTLRSAISAGIGVFLAYVGIKNAGLLKFSIDPGTYTVAGEGADKAQAALTANSAAVPGLVDFNTPAVLVALAGLAITIFFVVKGIKGGIILSILTTTVLAIAVGLVDLSSIDFASNNLSSAVNDLGTLFGAALGSEGLGSLISNTSRLPETLMAILAFSLTDIFDTIGTLIGTGEKVGIIATSGENHESVKLDKALYSDLVATSVGAIAGTSNVTTYIESAAGIGAGGRTGLTALVVAICFALSSFFSPLLAIVPSAATAPILIIVGIMMLSNLKNIPWDDMAEAVPAFFTSIFMGFSYSITQGIAVGFLTYTLTKVVKGQVKDVHVMIWILDALFILNYISMALN, from the coding sequence ATGGACAAACTATTTAAACTAAAAGAGCACGGGACAGATGTTCGTACAGAGGTGCTTGCTGGTTTAACAACTTTCTTTGCAATGAGTTATATTCTCTTTGTAAACCCTCAAATGCTTTCACAAACAGGAATGCCTGTTCAAGGTGTGTTCTTGGCAACAATCATCGGTTCTGTTGTGGGGACTTTGATGATGGCCTTCTATGCTAACTTACCATATGCGCAAGCTCCAGGTATGGGACTCAATGCCTTCTTCACATTTACCGTCGTATTTGGGATGGGTTATAAATGGCAAGAAGCGCTTGGGATGGTCTTCATTTGTGGGATTATTTCATTGATTATTACATTGACCAATGTTCGTAAAATGATCATTGAGTCTATTCCTACAACTCTTCGTTCAGCGATTTCAGCTGGTATTGGGGTTTTCCTTGCTTATGTTGGGATTAAGAATGCTGGTCTCTTGAAATTCTCGATTGACCCGGGTACTTATACAGTAGCAGGTGAAGGAGCAGATAAGGCTCAAGCAGCACTTACTGCAAACTCAGCAGCTGTTCCAGGATTGGTAGACTTCAACACTCCAGCTGTCTTGGTAGCTCTTGCAGGTCTTGCCATTACTATCTTCTTCGTTGTTAAGGGGATCAAAGGCGGTATCATCCTTTCTATTTTGACAACGACAGTTCTTGCGATTGCTGTTGGTCTTGTTGATTTGTCTAGCATTGACTTTGCAAGCAACAATCTTTCATCAGCAGTTAACGATCTAGGAACTTTGTTTGGTGCTGCTCTTGGTTCAGAAGGATTGGGATCTCTGATTTCAAACACTTCTCGTTTGCCAGAAACCTTGATGGCCATTCTTGCCTTCTCATTGACAGATATTTTTGATACTATCGGTACTCTTATCGGTACTGGTGAAAAAGTTGGTATCATTGCGACAAGTGGTGAAAACCACGAATCAGTTAAATTGGATAAAGCTCTTTACTCTGATTTGGTTGCAACTTCAGTAGGTGCCATTGCAGGTACTTCAAACGTTACGACTTATATCGAATCAGCAGCAGGTATTGGTGCTGGTGGACGTACAGGTTTGACAGCTCTAGTTGTTGCTATCTGTTTCGCCCTATCTAGCTTCTTTAGCCCACTTCTTGCTATTGTACCTTCAGCAGCGACAGCACCAATTTTGATTATTGTCGGAATCATGATGCTCTCTAACTTGAAAAACATTCCTTGGGATGATATGGCTGAAGCTGTTCCAGCTTTCTTCACATCTATCTTTATGGGATTCAGCTACTCAATTACACAAGGGATTGCCGTTGGTTTCTTAACTTATACTTTGACGAAGGTTGTCAAAGGTCAAGTGAAAGATGTACATGTCATGATTTGGATTTTGGATGCCTTGTTTATCTTGAACTACATCAGTATGGCTCTTAACTAA
- the tsaE gene encoding tRNA (adenosine(37)-N6)-threonylcarbamoyltransferase complex ATPase subunit type 1 TsaE yields the protein MYTKNEDELIALGEKLGHLLEKNDVLILTGELGAGKTTLTKGLAKGLDIHQMIKSPTYTIVREYEGRLPLYHLDVYRIEGDADSIDLDEFLFGSGVTVIEWGHLLGEDLPSDYLELEILKKDEGREVVFHTHGQRATELLKGLTDGV from the coding sequence ATGTACACAAAAAATGAAGATGAGTTGATTGCACTTGGGGAAAAGCTAGGGCACTTGTTAGAAAAAAATGATGTATTGATTTTGACTGGTGAATTAGGTGCTGGGAAAACAACACTAACAAAAGGTCTAGCTAAAGGATTGGACATTCATCAAATGATTAAGAGTCCTACCTATACCATTGTTCGAGAATATGAAGGACGTCTACCCCTGTATCACTTGGATGTTTATCGTATCGAAGGGGATGCAGATTCTATCGACTTGGACGAATTTCTTTTTGGATCAGGTGTAACGGTTATTGAGTGGGGACATCTATTGGGTGAGGATCTCCCTTCAGATTATCTGGAGTTAGAAATCCTAAAAAAAGATGAGGGCCGTGAAGTTGTCTTTCATACCCACGGTCAAAGGGCAACAGAACTTTTGAAAGGATTGACGGATGGAGTATGA
- a CDS encoding GNAT family N-acetyltransferase, whose protein sequence is MEYDLLIREAETQDASEVIALLDQIGQESNFTSLDENGIAMSGSEMQHFLDKQAQSDNQITLLAFLNDELVGIINITADQRPRVRHIGDVFLGIKKAYWGNGLGSVLMEEAIEWAKSSGSIRRLQLTVQKRNLAAVHLYEKMGFIIEGLQERGACIEGGEFLDVYLMGQLIDE, encoded by the coding sequence ATGGAGTATGATCTTTTAATCCGTGAAGCGGAAACCCAGGATGCTTCAGAAGTCATTGCTCTCTTGGATCAGATTGGTCAAGAGTCTAATTTTACCAGTCTGGATGAAAATGGGATTGCAATGAGTGGGTCTGAGATGCAACATTTTTTGGATAAGCAGGCCCAGTCGGATAATCAAATTACCCTACTCGCTTTTTTGAATGATGAGTTAGTAGGAATCATCAATATAACAGCTGATCAACGTCCGCGAGTCCGTCATATTGGAGATGTCTTTTTAGGAATAAAAAAAGCTTACTGGGGAAATGGTCTCGGTAGTGTCCTGATGGAAGAAGCTATTGAATGGGCCAAATCAAGTGGTAGTATTCGACGTCTACAATTGACAGTTCAAAAAAGAAATCTTGCTGCGGTGCATCTATATGAAAAAATGGGTTTTATCATAGAAGGATTACAGGAACGTGGCGCTTGTATAGAAGGAGGAGAGTTTCTAGATGTTTACCTGATGGGTCAACTGATAGATGAATAA
- the lytR gene encoding glycopolymer--peptidoglycan transferase LytR: MAKKIIGMFLGFVLVTVLGVGAYAYTIYQQSTQTLAKTYKKIGEETKVIEATEPLTILLMGVDTGNVERTDPWAGNSDSMILVTVNPKTKKTVMMSLERDILTQIQQPDGSVIEAKLNAAYANGGAELSISTIQKMMNIHIDRYVMVNMHGLQRMVDAVGGITVNNTLGFPISIQDQEPFNTISIGVGEQKLNGEEALVYSRMRYQDPEGDYGRQKRQREVIQKVVEKILSLNSVSHYQEILKALSDNMQTNIEITTTTIPQLMGYQDSFKNIESQQLRGEDAMLQGTSYQIVTSEHMLEMQNLLRRSLGQPEVTNLETNVVLYENLYGQGQLPQSTSVAVEELE; the protein is encoded by the coding sequence ATGGCAAAAAAGATAATCGGAATGTTTTTAGGCTTTGTTCTTGTGACAGTACTTGGTGTGGGAGCTTATGCCTATACAATCTACCAACAGAGTACACAGACTTTGGCTAAAACCTATAAAAAAATCGGTGAAGAAACCAAGGTCATTGAAGCGACCGAACCTCTGACGATTTTGCTTATGGGCGTGGACACAGGGAATGTTGAACGTACAGATCCATGGGCGGGTAATAGTGATTCGATGATTTTGGTCACAGTGAATCCTAAAACTAAGAAGACAGTCATGATGAGTTTGGAGCGTGATATTCTCACACAAATCCAGCAACCAGATGGTAGTGTAATAGAGGCTAAACTCAATGCCGCCTATGCCAATGGTGGAGCAGAGTTATCTATTTCAACGATTCAAAAAATGATGAATATCCATATCGACCGCTATGTGATGGTCAATATGCATGGACTTCAAAGAATGGTTGATGCTGTGGGTGGTATTACAGTGAACAATACTCTAGGTTTCCCAATCTCTATCCAAGATCAGGAACCATTTAATACGATTTCTATCGGTGTTGGCGAACAGAAGCTAAATGGTGAAGAAGCCCTTGTTTATTCACGTATGCGTTATCAGGATCCAGAAGGAGACTATGGTCGTCAAAAACGTCAGCGTGAAGTGATTCAAAAAGTTGTCGAGAAGATTCTTAGTTTGAATAGTGTGAGTCACTATCAAGAGATTCTGAAGGCTCTTAGCGATAATATGCAGACAAATATCGAAATTACAACGACAACGATTCCTCAGTTGATGGGTTATCAAGATTCATTTAAAAATATTGAGTCTCAACAATTGCGTGGAGAGGATGCAATGCTTCAAGGGACATCTTACCAAATCGTGACATCTGAGCATATGTTAGAGATGCAAAATCTTTTACGCCGTTCGCTCGGGCAACCAGAGGTTACGAATTTGGAGACTAATGTAGTCTTGTATGAGAATCTTTATGGTCAGGGTCAGTTGCCTCAATCTACTAGTGTTGCAGTAGAAGAATTAGAATAA